In Dromiciops gliroides isolate mDroGli1 chromosome 4, mDroGli1.pri, whole genome shotgun sequence, one DNA window encodes the following:
- the OTOS gene encoding otospiralin encodes MEFSIVSQLFLCLLMGAFTGAKPVQEDADPFEELPALPYWPFSTTDFWSYFEYFQTLGAYHQINDMARTFFAHFPLGNTLGYDVPYQED; translated from the exons ATGGAATTTAGCATCGTCAGCCAGCTCTTCCTCTGTCTGCTGATGGGGGCTTTCACAG GTGCCAAGCCAGTCCAGGAAGATGCAG ATCCCTTTGAGGAGCTGCCAGCCTTGCCCTATTGGCCTTTCTCCACTACAGACTTCTGGTCCTATTTCGAATACTTTCAGACCCTGGGAGCCTACCACCAGATCAATGACATGGCCCGGACcttttttgctcatttcccccTGGGTAATACCCTGGGTTATGATGTCCCTTATCAAGAAGACTGA
- the LOC122755329 gene encoding gastrula zinc finger protein XlCGF8.2DB-like: MGKSIFKHKTFGRSFSHSPDLIISNTFSFWWRKPFSYHSDLIKFHRLHVGKKLHEQNKCGKSLGTISNSNKLQSKFDKAFIKKGHSLAHLKIYAGKKPFECNECGKFFSKRINLISHQRTHTGEKPFSCGGCGKSFGQRACLISHQRIHTGEKPFACNEHRKGFCQRGHLITHQRIHSGERPFECKECGKAFIRRGHLSTHQRIHTGEKPFVCNEYGKTFHERRNLISHQRIHTSGKPFRTHAGEKPFEYIECGKAFCVKSNLNRHQRTHTKGTCFACNECEKAFSERGTYIGEECFAYNDSGNAIIKQELLKSHYRIHAGKKPFACNECGKAFSKRGYLIRHQRNHKNN; the protein is encoded by the exons ATGGGAAAAAGCATCTTTAAACATAAGACATTTGGAAGGAGCTTCAGCCATTCTCCAGACTTGATTATATCTAACACTTTCTCCTTCTGGTGGAGAAAACCCTTCAGTTACCACTCAGACCTAATTAAATTTCATAGACTGCATGTtggaaaaaagttacatgaacAGAATAAATGTGGAAAATCTCTTGGCACAATATCAAACAGTAACAAATTGCAGAGTAAGTTTGATAAAGCCTTCATCAAGAAGGGACACTCTCTTGCCCATCTGAAAATTTATGCTGGCaagaaaccctttgaatgtaatgaatgtgggaaatttTTCAGTAAGAGGATAAACCTTATTAGTcatcagagaactcatactggagagaaaccattttCATGTGGTGGATGTGGAAAAAGTTTCGGCCAGAGGGCATGTCTTATTagtcatcagagaattcatactggagagaagccattTGCATGTAATGAACATAGAAAAGGCTTTTGCCAAAGGGGACATCTTATTacacaccagagaattcacagtGGAGAGAGACCCTTtgaatgtaaagaatgtgggaaagccttcatcAGGAGGGGTCACCTTAGtacacatcagagaattcatactggagagaagccttttgTTTGTAATGAATATGGAAAAACATTTCATGAGAGGAGAAACCTTATTagccatcagagaattcatacttcAGGAAAACCCTTT AGAACTCATGCTGGAGAAAAACCCTTTGAATATattgaatgtgggaaagctttctgTGTGAAGTCAAACCTTAATAGACACCAGAGAACTCATACTAAAGGGACATGCTTTGCCTGTAATGAATGTGAGAAAGCCTTCAGTGAAAGA GGAACTTATATTGGAGAGGAATGTTTTGCATATAATGACAGTGGGAATGCCATCATCAAGCAGGAACTACTCAAAAGCCATTATAGGATTCATGCAGGAAAGAAACCCTTtgcatgtaatgaatgtggaaaagcctttagcAAGAGGGGATACCTTATTAGACATCAGAGAAATCACAAAAACAATTAG